A segment of the Curtobacterium sp. MCSS17_007 genome:
GAGGAGTGGCTCCGAGACGTCCCGGCCCCCCGCACGCCGTACCTGGCGGACCTCGTGGTGCCGCCGGTCACGGGTCCCGTGCAGCGGCCGGTGATGCTCTCGGACGCTGCCGCCCGGACCACACCGGAGCCCGCCGCGCCCGAGCAGCCCGCGTCGGTCCCCGCTGCGCCCGAGCAGGTCGCCGCCGAGCAGCCCGCCGCGGACCGGGCCGAGGTCTCGACGTCGTTCCGTCGACGCGACCGCGCCCGCCACGTCGCGGCCTGCGCCCCGTCGTTCCCCGAGCCGCCGGCACGGCTCGCCCTGCGCATCGAGGACCTCGCGGTCGAGGTCTCCGCCGCGAGCGGCCGGACGACCGTCGAGCGCATCGAGCTGCTCGAGGACGAGGTCCGACGCCGCGACGAGGACCTCGCCCGCCTCGCCGCGTGGGAGGTCGCCGTCGCGGACATCGACGACGCCGAGGTCGAGGCCGCTCGCGGCTTCGCCCGCGCCGTCTTCGCCGACCTGCTCGCCGACGCCGCGGACGAGGCCGAGCGGCGCGAGCGCGCCGCAGCCCGGCGTGCCGCCACGGTGCCCGTCCCCACGCCCGTGCGGCAGGCCGTTGCCCCGGGGTCCGCGCGCACCTCGTCGGCATCCTCCCCGGCGGTCCGCTCCCGTCACGTCGACGTCGCCACGACGCCGGCGGTCGCGAGCACGACCGCCGGCGTCGCCGCGGCGACCACCGACGGGCGTGACGAGCCGATCCGTCCGCTCCTGTCCCTCCAAGCCCGCACCCCCGTCTCGGCGAACACGCGCCCGACCCCGCTCGTCCAGCCGGCGACGGGTCCGACCGTCATCGACCGTGCCGCCTTCGCCGCCGCGCTGACCGCGCACGCCGGCACCACGGCGAGCACGCCGGTGGTGCTGCCGGAAGCGGTCTCGGTCCCGACCGTCCACGACGACGCGTCCACGCCGGCGACGGCCGTCGCGGACGGCGCCGACGGTGGCTGGTGGACGCGGCTCGTCTCGCGCCTCCGTGCCCTGTTCGGTCGCCGCTGACGCGCCGGACGGCGCCGGCGGCTCGGTAGACTGACGGGATGCCGACGCTCCGCGACCTCCAGGCCGTCACCGAGGACCTGTGGCCCGCCGCCGGCGCCGAGTCGTGGGACGCCGTCGGGCTCGTCTCCGGCGACCCGGACCAGCGGGTCGACCACGTCCACCTCGCCGTCGACGCCGTCCCGGCCACCGCCGACGAGGCGGTCGAGCTCGGTGCTGACCTGCTCCTGACCCACCACCCGCTCCTGCTGCGCGGCGTGACGACCATCGACGAGACCACCGTGAAGGGCCGCGTGCTCGCGACGCTCGTCCGCGGCGGGACGGCGCTGCTCGCCGCGCACACCAACGCGGACGTCGTCACGACCGGCACCTCCGCCGTGCTCGCCGACCGGCTCGGCCTGGTCGAGCAGCGTCCGCTCGAGCCGGGTGCCGACCCCGCGACGGGCATCGGCCGCGTCGGGGTCCTGCCGACCGGGACCACCCTCGGCGCGCTCGCACGCACCCTCGTCGACATCCTGCCCCCGACCGCGACCGGGGTGCGCGTGTCCGGCGACTTCGACCGCCCGGTGCGCACGGTCGCGCTCTGCGCCGGTGCCGGGGACGCGTACCTCGGGAACGCCGCCGTCCGCGCGGCCGACGTCTACGTGACGAGCGACCTCCGGCACCACCCCGCATCGGAGTTCCGCGAGCAGGCATCGCTCGGCGACGGACCCGCGCTCGTCGACACGTCGCACTGGGCCACCGAGTGGCTGTGGCTCGACGTCGCCGCCGAGCAGCTGCGTCGAGCCGCGGGCGTCCGTGTCACCGTCAGCGACCTGCGCACCGACCCCTGGGACTTCGCCGTCCTGCCGGCGGCCGAGCCCGCCTCCGAACCCGCCCACGAAGGAGACCGACCGTGAAGGCAGCACCCGAGGACCAGGTCGTCCTCCTCGACCTCCAGCGCCTCGACAACGACGTGACCCGTCTGTCGCACCGCATCACCTCGCTGCAGAAGGGCGACCGGCTCACGGAGCTCGGCGCCTCCGCGGCGTCGCTCCGCGCCGAGCTCGCCGCCGCGACCGGCCGCGTCGAGGACGCCGAGCGCGACCTCGCGCGCCTCGAGTCCGACATCGCGAGCGCGCAGGCGCGCATCCAGCGGGACACGACGATGCTGCAGAACGTCACCAACGGCAAGGACGCCGCCGGGCTCCAGAGCGAGATGGACTCGCTCGACCGCCGCGTCGGCGACCTCGAGACCGCCGAGCTCGAGGTCATGGAGCAGCTCGACGTCCACCGCGCCCGCGTCGGCGACATCGAGGCGCAGCTCGCCCAGGTCGACGCCGACCGCGCAGCCCTGGTCGGGGAGCGGGACGCCGAGATCGCTCGTGTCGAAGCGGACCGCCAGTCCGCCGTGGCGAGCCGCGCGGCCGTCGCAGCGAAGGTGCCCGCCGACCTGCTCGCCCTGTACGACCGGCAGCGCGCGCGCTACGGCTTCGGCGCGTCGCTGCTCCAGGGCGGCGTGTCCACCGCGTCGGGTGTGACGCTCACCGCGTCGGACCTGCAGACCATCCGCCAGGCCGCCCCCGACGACGTCGTGCTCTGCCCGGACAGCGACGCGATCCTGGTGCGGACGGCCGAGTCCGGCCTGTAGGGGGCCTGCGGGGTCCCGCCGACGCAGCACCCGACGATGCTCCGGACGGGAGGCGCGCGGCGACACGGCCGTGCGCCTCCCGTCCGTTCGTCGCCGTCCACGCAGCCCGCATCGCGCGACGCCGACGCGACCCGCGGCGCATCCGATCACGGCGGGAGTACGGTGCGAATGGGCCGGCCGTACGCCGGGTTCTGTCCCGCTCTCGCGGTGACGGCCATCTCTCTCGGACCGACGTTGCCGTCGGCCTCCAGCGGTCCACCCGAGGACTCAGCGAGCAGCCTCGTCGTCCTCTGTCTGACCTTGCTCCGGGCGAGGTTTACCGAGCAGGTCCGGTCACCCGGACCCCTGGTGGTCTCTTACACCGCCGTTTCACCCTTACCGACGTCGCCGCCGGCGGTCTGCTTTCTGTGGCACTGTCTCGCGGATTGCTCCGGGTGGGTGTTACCCACCGCCCTGCTCTGTGGAGCCCGGACGTTCCTCGGCACTCCCGGAGGAGTGACGCGACCGTCTCACCGACCCATTCGCACCATCGAGTCTACCCGTGCCGGAGCGGTCTCCGGCCCCGAGCGCTCAGCGCGAGCGCGCCGCCAGGGTCGCCGCGCCGATGATGCCGGCGTTGTTGCGGAGGGTCGCGGGGATGATGTCGGCCTGCAGGTCGAGCAGCGGGAGGAACTCCTCGTGGTGCTTCGACACACCGCCGCCCACGACGAAGAGCTCGGGGGAGAGCAGCGCCTCGAGCGTCGAGTAGTACTTCTGCAGCCGCTTCGCCCAGTGCTTCCAGGACAGTTCGTCCCGCTCCTTGGCCGCGAAGGACGCCCGCGTCTCGGCGTCGTGCCCGTCGATCTCCAGGTGTCCGAGCTCGGAGTTCACGATGAGGACGCCGTCGTTGATGAGCGCGGTGCCGATCCCGGTGCCGAGGGTCGTGACGACGACGAGCCCTTCCTTGCCCTTCGCGGCTCCGAACTGCTGCTCGGCGAACCCGGCGGCGTCTGCGTCGTTGACGAAGTGGATGGACCGCCCGAGCTCCTTCTCGAACAGCGCCTCGGCCTCGAAGCCGATCCACTTCTTCGACACGTTCGCGGCCGACATGGTCTTGCCGTCGCGGACGATCGCGGGGAAGCAGACCCCGACGGGCACGTCGGCGGCCGGCGCGAGCTCGTCGAGGATGGACTTCGCGACCGCGACGATGTCGTGCGGCTTGCCGCCCTCGGGCGTGGCCTTCTTGATCCGGTCGGTCTGCAGTTCGCCGGTGGTGACGTCGACGATCGCGCCCTTGATGCCCGTACCGCCGATGTCGACGCCGACTGCGAGGGTGGTCATGGGTGTGCCTTTCTGGGGGAAGGGGGTGCCGTCAGGAGACGGTCAGGAGTTCCGCGCCGCGCTCGGTGACGACGAGGGTGTGTTCGAACTGTGCGGTCCAGGACTTGTCACGCGTCGAGACGGTCCAGTCGTCCGACCAGATGTCCGCGTCGATGCCGCCGAGCGTGAGCATGGGCTCGATGGTGAACACCATGCCGGGCTCGATGACGGTGTCGTACTGCGGCGCGTCGTAGTGCGGGATGATCAGGCCGGAGTGGAACGCCCGCCCGACGCCGTGCCCGGTGTAGTCACGGACGACGCCGTAGCCGAAGCGCTTCGCGTAGGCCTCGATCGCCCGGCCGATGACGTTCACCTGTCGCCCGGGTGCGACGGCCTTGATGCCGCGCTCGAGTGCGGTGCGTGTCCGGTCGACCAGATCCTGCACCTCCTGCGACGCCTGCCCGACCACGAAGGTCCGGTTCGTGTCGCCGTGCATGCCGTCCTTGTAGGCCGTGACGTCGATGTTGACCAGGTCGCCCTCCTGCAGCACGGTGTCGTCGGGGATGCCGTGGCAGATGACCTCGTTGAGGCTGGAGCAGAGGGACTTCGGGTACCCGCGGTACCCGAGCGTCGACGGGTAGGCGCCGTGCGACACCACGAAGTCGTGCCCGATCCGGTCGAGCTCGTCGGTGGTGACGCCCGGGCGGATGGCCTCGCCGACGGCGTCGATGGCCTGCGAGGCGATGCGGCCCGCCGTGCGGATGCGCTCGACCTCGTCCGGCGTGTAGGTGTCGCCGAGGCCGTGCTCGTGCGGTTCGGCGCGACCGACGTACTCGGGGCGCTCGATGTCCTCGGGCACGGGGCGCTGGGGGGAGATCCGGCCGGCGGTCAGGTGTCCGTGTGCGTCCCGGGGCATGCCGACCACTCTAACCGGGTGTGGCAGCGCGTCGTCGCCCAGGCCGCCGTGCCCGCCGCGACACCGGCGGCTCGTCGAGACGCCGCCGTCCCGTCGAGACGCCGCCACATCCGGAGGCGTCTCGAGGGGACGCGGGCGTCCGACGGTGACGCCGGCGTGTCCGCGTGACCGCGGTGGCCCGCACGCGGCCGCACCGACCGCCGCGTGGGTACGGTGGCGCCATGAGCGACGAACGCATCGAGTCCCAGTGGTGGTTCAACGAGAAGACGCACGAGGTCGAGCAGGGCCCGCAGTCGCCGCAGCGCGACCGCATCGGGCCGTTCGGGACGCGTGAGGAGGCGCAACACGCCCTGGACCGCATCAAGGCGAACAACGAGCGCTGGGACGACGAGGACCGCTGAGGTCCGCCCCCGACCGGTGACGGACGCACGGCGGTGAGCACGCGCAGCGACCGTGCCCGCAGCGTCCGTGCCCGCAGCGCGGACCCGCAGCGCCGCGCGTCCGGCTCGTCAGTCGGCGGACGCGTCCCGCTCGTCGACGCCCGGCAGCTCGGGTTCGGTCCGGAACCCGATGATCTTGTGCGTCCCGTCGCAGTACGGCTTCAGGGTCGACTTGCCGCACCGGCACAGCGCGACGGTCCGTCGCCGCCGGGGGAGTTCCTGTCCGTCGGGGCCGACGATGCGCACGGCGCCGCGGAGCAGGAACGGCCCGTCGGGGTAGGCGACGAGCTCTGCCTCGTCCTCCTCGCGCCCCGTCACGCGGGGACCCCGTCAGCGGGCAGCGGACGGCGCAGGGACGACGTGCCCGACTCCCAGGCGTTGAGCACGTGCGCGCCCACCATCCCCTCGACCACCAGGCAGGCGGCTGCGCCGAACAGGACGTCGCCGAGCAGTGCGGGGTCGGCGGCGACGAGCCCGCCCGCGAGGTCGCGGCCCGCGATCTGCTCGTGGACCGCGTCCGCCTCGACGTGCTCGTCGAAGTACCACGTCGCGTCCTCGTCGAACCCGTTGCGCCGGAAACCGTCGCCGTAGAGCCGACTCGGCACCGACGACGTCATCTCGAAGGCCGCGAGGTGCCCGACGACCGCTCCGCGCAGCCGACGGTGCAGCCCGAACAGGCTCATCGTGTTGAGCGCGGCCAGCGTGATCGCCGGCACCAGGTCGACGTACCGGCCGTAGGAGTCGTCCAGTCCCGCGGCGCGGACGGTCCTGGCGAAGATCGCCGAGTGGATGCGCTTCGGTCGCCCGCCGCCGTACTCGTCCGACTGGATCTCGACCAGGGCCGACTTCGCCCGGCCGGACAGCCGCGGGATCGCCCAGCTGTGCGGGTCGGCCTCCTTCAGCGTGTAGATGCTCTTCTGCACGAGGAACTCGCGGATGTGCTCCCGGTCGGCCTTGCGCGCGACCCAGCGGGACAGGCTCGGCCCGCTGTCGGCCGCGGTGAGCGCGAACAACGCCGCCGACACGGCCTCGGCCGTCGGTTCCGGGCGCTCGGGGAGCGGGACCACGGCGCGGACCGCCGCCTCGTGTGCGGTCTCGAGCACGGCGCGGGCAGCGAGCAGGGCGGGGTCCCACTCGAGGTCGTCGTCCACGCCGACGATGCCGCCGTAGTGCAGCTCGTAGAGCAGGAAGAGCGTGAGCTGCACGTCGTCGTCCGTCAGGACGTCCTCGGCGCGGTCGACCGCTGCCGTCGCCGCGTCACGGAGCGCGTCCGGACCGGGCGTCCCGGCACCGGGTGTCCCTGCACCGGGCGTCCCGGTGGTCAGGGCGTCGATGAGGGCTGCGCTGAGCGGCCCTCTCGCCTCGGGGACGGGCATCGGGGTCTGGGTGAGGACGTCGGCGTCGTCGAGGACGGCCATGCAGGGCTCCGTTCGCTGCGTTCGGTGTTCCGCCCCGACACTGGTCGTCGGACCTGGGGACGTTCTCGGGCACGTCCTGCCCGACGCTCCGCACGGGCGTCGCGCACGCCGGGCCCGGAGCACTAGCCTGTGGTGACGGGAGCCCCGAGCCCCGCCGAACACGGAAAGGTCGTGCATGGACAAGCAGACGGACTTCGTGCTCCGCACCATCGAGGAGCGGGGCATCAAGTTCATCCGACTCTGGTTCACTGACGTCATCGGCACGCTGAAGTCCGTCGCGATCGCCCCGGCCGAGGTCGAGGGCGCCTTCGCGGAGGGCATCGGGTTCGACGGTTCCGCGATCGAGGGCCTCACGCGGTCCTACGAGGCCGACGTCCTGGCACACCCGGACCCTTCGACGTTCCAGATCCTGCCATGGCGGGGCGAGGTCGACCCGACGGCGCGGATGTTCTGCGACATCACGACGCCGGACGGACAGCCCGCCGTGGCCGACCCCCGGAACGTGCTGAAGCGGACCCTCGCCAAGGCGAGCGACCGTGGCTTCACCTTCTACACGCATCCCGAGATCGAGTTCTACCTGCTCAAGAGCCGCGACTGGAAGGACGGCGGCCCGCAGCCCGTCGACCAGGCGGGTTACTTCGACAACGTCCCCGGCGGCAGCGCCCACGACTTCCGTCGGCGCTCGGTCCGCATGCTCGAGGACCTCGGCATCTCGGTGGAGTTCTCCCACCACGAGGCCGGCCCCGGGCAGAACGAGATCGACCTGCGCTACGCCGACGCGCTGACGATGGCGGACAACATCATGACCTTCCGCACGGTGGTGAAGGAGGTCGCGATCGAGCAGGGCGTCTACGCCACCTTCATGCCGAAGCCGCTGTCCGGGCAGCCGGGGTCGGGCATGCACACGCACGTGTCGCTCTTCGAGGGCGACCAGAACGCGTTCTACGAGGCGGGCGGCGAGTACCAGCTCTCGCAGACCGCGAAGCACTTCATCGCGGGCGTCCTGCGCCACGCACCGGAGATCACCGCCGTCACGAACCAGTTCGTCAACTCCTACAAGCGCCTCTGGGGCGGCGACGAGGCTCCGTCCTTCGTGACCTGGGGCCACAACAACCGTTCGGCGCTCGTGCGCGTCCCGCTCTACAAGCCGAACAAGGGCCAGTCCGCCCGGGTGGAGTACCGCGGCATCGACTCGGCGGCCAACCCGTACCTGGCCTACTCGCTGCTGCTCGCCGCGGGCCTCAAGGGCATCGACGAGGGCTACGAGCTCCCGCCCGAGGCCGAGGACAACGTCTGGAGCCTGTCCGACGCCGAGCGCCGTGCCCTCGGGTACAAGCAGCTCCCGGCGAGCCTCGACCACGCCCTCGGGCTGATGGAGGACTCGGAGCTCGTCGCCGAGACGCTGGGTGAGCAGGTCTTCAACTACGTCCTGCTCAACAAGCGGCAGGAGTGGAAGGCGTACCGCGACCAGGTCACGCCGTTCGAGCTGGACACGAACCTCGGCGCGCTCTAGCAGCACGCCCGGAGCGCACCACATGACCGGTCGGACGAGGACGTCCCGTTCCGAGATGGCCCGGCTGGGCTTCGCGGAGCTGTCGGAGAGCCTGGAACGGATCGCCGGACTGGAGGCACGGTCCGGCCCCGAGATGCGGGTGCCGGTCACCGACGCCCCGGCCCTCTGGGAGTCGACGGCCGATCCGGACGGCGCGCTGCGGCTGGTGGAACGGCTGCTCGACCGTGCACCCGACGAGCTGCGACCGGTGCTGGCCGACGAGCACGCCACGGAGCGCCTCGTCCGCCTGCTCGGCGCCTCGGTCGGGCTCGGGGAGTTCCTGCACCGTCGGCCGGCCGAGATCGCGCTGCTGCTCGAGCCGGTCACGCCACCGTGGTCGCAGGAGGCGTACAGCGCCTCCCTGGCCGAGGCCGTCGACGGCGCCACGGGGGAGGACGCCCGTGTGCGGCTCCGCGTCCGGTACCGTCGGCACCTGGCGCAGATCGCACTGTTCGACGTGCTGCACGACGCGCCGACCGAGGCGTTCCCCGTCGTCGCCGCAGGGCTCGCCGACCTGGCGGGCGCTGCGCTCGAGGCCGCGGTGGCCGTCGCCCGGCGCGAGGTCCCGTTCCCCGCAGCAGACGTCGCGGCGACCCCGCTCGCGGTCATCGCGATGGGCAAGGCCGGCGCCCGTGAGCTCAACTACGTCAGCGACGTCGACGTCATCTTCGTCACCGAGCCGACGCGGGACGACGCCGCGGACACGGGCGTCGGCACCGACCGTGCCGTGCTCATCGCGACGCGACTGGCGATCGCCGCGACGCACGCGATCACCGACCTCGCCGCCGAACCGGCGCTCTGGGAGGTGGACGCGAACCTCCGCCCGGAGGGCAAGGACGGCGCGCTCGTCCGGACGCTCGACTCGCACGTCGCCTACTACGAGCGGTGGGCCAAGGGGTGGGAGTTCCAGGCCCTGCTCAAGGCCCGGCCGATCGCCGGCAGCCGTGACCTCGGGGAGCGCTACGCGGCAGCGGTGGCGCCGTTCGTGTGGACGTCGGCCGGCCGGCCCGGGTTCGTCGAGTCCGTGCAGCGGATGCGCGAGCGGGTCACCGAGCACATCCCGGACGACGAGGTCGACCGGCAGATCAAGCTCGGACCGGGCGGCCTGCGCGACGTCGAGTTCACCGTGCAGCTGCTCCAGCTCGTGCACGGCCGCGACGACGAGTCCGTCCGGGTGCGCTCGACGCTCGAGGCCATGGACGCCCTCGCGGCCGCGGGCTACGTCGGCCGCCCGGAGGCGGCACGCTTCGGTCCCGACTACGCGCTGCTGCGCGTGCTCGAGCACCGCATCCAGCTCCGCCGGCTGCAGCGGACACACCTCATGCCCTCCGACGAGGACGAACTCCGGGTGCTCGCACGCTCGACCGGACTCGCCACCTCGGCGTCCGCGCTCGAGCAGCGCTGGCGGGGCGTGAAGCTCGAGGTCCGCGGGCTCCACGAGCGGCTGTTCTACCGTCCGCTGCTGTCCGCGGTGGCCGCGACCGACGGCGACATCGTCCTGACGAACGACCAGGCGGCCGACCGCCTCGGAGCGATCGGCTTCGCGGACCCGGCCGGAGCGCTCGGCCACATCCGTGCCCTCACGCAGGGCACGAGCCGGCGCGCCGCGATCCAGCGGAACCTGTTGCCGGTGCTGCTCCGGTGGATGGCCGAGGGACCGGCACCGGACCGGGCACTCCTCGCGTTCCGGCGGCTGAGCGACACGCTGGGGGAGTCGAGCTGGTTCCTCCGCATGCTCCGTGACTCCTCGGGGGCCGCGCACTCGCTGACGACCGTGCTGTCCGAGTCGGCCTTCCTCGCCGGCCTGCTCGAACGCTTCCCCGAGGCCGTCGCGTGGCTCGACGAACCCGACGCGCTCCTGCGCCCCCGCCCGCTGGGGTCGCTGCTCGCCGAGCACGCCGCGACGACCGCGCGACACGGTCAGGACGTGGACGGTGCAGCCGCCCTCGTGCGGTCGGCCCGGCGACGGGAGACACTCCGTCTCGGCATGGCCGCGGTGCTCGGGTACCTCGACGTCGACGCGCTGGGACCGGCACTGTCGGACGTCACCGAGGCGACGCTCGCGGGCGCCCTCGCCCTCGCTCGCCGCGACGCCCCGCCCGAGCTCGCGTTCGGCATCGTCGCCATGGGACGGTTCGGGGGCCGGGAGCTCGGGTTCGGCTCCGACGCCGACGTGCTGTACGTGTACCGGGCCCCGGAGGACCTGGCACCCGAGCGGGCCTCTCGCGCCGCACAGACCATCGTCCGCGAGCTCTCGCGCCTGACGGACGACGCCATCCACCCGTTCGAGCTCGACACGGACCTGCGCCCCGAGGGCAAGAACGGCCCGGTGGTGCGCACGCTCGACTCCTACGGCGCGTACTACGCCCGCTGGTCGCTGACCTGGGAGGCGCAGGCGCTGCTGCGGGCCCGTGGGGCGGTCGGCGACGACGCGCTCCTCCGGGACTTCGAGCACCTGGCCGACCGGACCCGCTACCCGGACCAGATCGACGACCGGGAGGTCCGCGAGGTGCGCCGCATCAAGGCGCGCGTGGAGTCCGAACGGCTGCCGCGCGGCGCCGATCCCGCCCGACACCTCAAGCTCGGCCGCGGGTCGCTCAGCGACGTCGAGTGGTTCGTGCAGTTGCTGCAGCTGCAGCACGCGACGTCGGTACCGG
Coding sequences within it:
- a CDS encoding Nif3-like dinuclear metal center hexameric protein; the encoded protein is MPTLRDLQAVTEDLWPAAGAESWDAVGLVSGDPDQRVDHVHLAVDAVPATADEAVELGADLLLTHHPLLLRGVTTIDETTVKGRVLATLVRGGTALLAAHTNADVVTTGTSAVLADRLGLVEQRPLEPGADPATGIGRVGVLPTGTTLGALARTLVDILPPTATGVRVSGDFDRPVRTVALCAGAGDAYLGNAAVRAADVYVTSDLRHHPASEFREQASLGDGPALVDTSHWATEWLWLDVAAEQLRRAAGVRVTVSDLRTDPWDFAVLPAAEPASEPAHEGDRP
- the ppgK gene encoding polyphosphate--glucose phosphotransferase, whose translation is MTTLAVGVDIGGTGIKGAIVDVTTGELQTDRIKKATPEGGKPHDIVAVAKSILDELAPAADVPVGVCFPAIVRDGKTMSAANVSKKWIGFEAEALFEKELGRSIHFVNDADAAGFAEQQFGAAKGKEGLVVVTTLGTGIGTALINDGVLIVNSELGHLEIDGHDAETRASFAAKERDELSWKHWAKRLQKYYSTLEALLSPELFVVGGGVSKHHEEFLPLLDLQADIIPATLRNNAGIIGAATLAARSR
- the map gene encoding type I methionyl aminopeptidase; this encodes MPRDAHGHLTAGRISPQRPVPEDIERPEYVGRAEPHEHGLGDTYTPDEVERIRTAGRIASQAIDAVGEAIRPGVTTDELDRIGHDFVVSHGAYPSTLGYRGYPKSLCSSLNEVICHGIPDDTVLQEGDLVNIDVTAYKDGMHGDTNRTFVVGQASQEVQDLVDRTRTALERGIKAVAPGRQVNVIGRAIEAYAKRFGYGVVRDYTGHGVGRAFHSGLIIPHYDAPQYDTVIEPGMVFTIEPMLTLGGIDADIWSDDWTVSTRDKSWTAQFEHTLVVTERGAELLTVS
- a CDS encoding SPOR domain-containing protein produces the protein MSDERIESQWWFNEKTHEVEQGPQSPQRDRIGPFGTREEAQHALDRIKANNERWDDEDR
- a CDS encoding CDGSH iron-sulfur domain-containing protein; translated protein: MTGREEDEAELVAYPDGPFLLRGAVRIVGPDGQELPRRRRTVALCRCGKSTLKPYCDGTHKIIGFRTEPELPGVDERDASAD
- a CDS encoding iron-containing redox enzyme family protein yields the protein MAVLDDADVLTQTPMPVPEARGPLSAALIDALTTGTPGAGTPGAGTPGPDALRDAATAAVDRAEDVLTDDDVQLTLFLLYELHYGGIVGVDDDLEWDPALLAARAVLETAHEAAVRAVVPLPERPEPTAEAVSAALFALTAADSGPSLSRWVARKADREHIREFLVQKSIYTLKEADPHSWAIPRLSGRAKSALVEIQSDEYGGGRPKRIHSAIFARTVRAAGLDDSYGRYVDLVPAITLAALNTMSLFGLHRRLRGAVVGHLAAFEMTSSVPSRLYGDGFRRNGFDEDATWYFDEHVEADAVHEQIAGRDLAGGLVAADPALLGDVLFGAAACLVVEGMVGAHVLNAWESGTSSLRRPLPADGVPA
- the glnA gene encoding type I glutamate--ammonia ligase, with the protein product MDKQTDFVLRTIEERGIKFIRLWFTDVIGTLKSVAIAPAEVEGAFAEGIGFDGSAIEGLTRSYEADVLAHPDPSTFQILPWRGEVDPTARMFCDITTPDGQPAVADPRNVLKRTLAKASDRGFTFYTHPEIEFYLLKSRDWKDGGPQPVDQAGYFDNVPGGSAHDFRRRSVRMLEDLGISVEFSHHEAGPGQNEIDLRYADALTMADNIMTFRTVVKEVAIEQGVYATFMPKPLSGQPGSGMHTHVSLFEGDQNAFYEAGGEYQLSQTAKHFIAGVLRHAPEITAVTNQFVNSYKRLWGGDEAPSFVTWGHNNRSALVRVPLYKPNKGQSARVEYRGIDSAANPYLAYSLLLAAGLKGIDEGYELPPEAEDNVWSLSDAERRALGYKQLPASLDHALGLMEDSELVAETLGEQVFNYVLLNKRQEWKAYRDQVTPFELDTNLGAL
- a CDS encoding bifunctional [glutamine synthetase] adenylyltransferase/[glutamine synthetase]-adenylyl-L-tyrosine phosphorylase, with the translated sequence MTGRTRTSRSEMARLGFAELSESLERIAGLEARSGPEMRVPVTDAPALWESTADPDGALRLVERLLDRAPDELRPVLADEHATERLVRLLGASVGLGEFLHRRPAEIALLLEPVTPPWSQEAYSASLAEAVDGATGEDARVRLRVRYRRHLAQIALFDVLHDAPTEAFPVVAAGLADLAGAALEAAVAVARREVPFPAADVAATPLAVIAMGKAGARELNYVSDVDVIFVTEPTRDDAADTGVGTDRAVLIATRLAIAATHAITDLAAEPALWEVDANLRPEGKDGALVRTLDSHVAYYERWAKGWEFQALLKARPIAGSRDLGERYAAAVAPFVWTSAGRPGFVESVQRMRERVTEHIPDDEVDRQIKLGPGGLRDVEFTVQLLQLVHGRDDESVRVRSTLEAMDALAAAGYVGRPEAARFGPDYALLRVLEHRIQLRRLQRTHLMPSDEDELRVLARSTGLATSASALEQRWRGVKLEVRGLHERLFYRPLLSAVAATDGDIVLTNDQAADRLGAIGFADPAGALGHIRALTQGTSRRAAIQRNLLPVLLRWMAEGPAPDRALLAFRRLSDTLGESSWFLRMLRDSSGAAHSLTTVLSESAFLAGLLERFPEAVAWLDEPDALLRPRPLGSLLAEHAATTARHGQDVDGAAALVRSARRRETLRLGMAAVLGYLDVDALGPALSDVTEATLAGALALARRDAPPELAFGIVAMGRFGGRELGFGSDADVLYVYRAPEDLAPERASRAAQTIVRELSRLTDDAIHPFELDTDLRPEGKNGPVVRTLDSYGAYYARWSLTWEAQALLRARGAVGDDALLRDFEHLADRTRYPDQIDDREVREVRRIKARVESERLPRGADPARHLKLGRGSLSDVEWFVQLLQLQHATSVPGLRTTSTLEALDAATVAGLVEGEDAERLGAAWRFASRTRSALVLWSGKTTDVLPVDRVQLEGIARLMEYPPGSASQLEDDYLGVTRRARQVFEREFYGA